A part of Candidatus Binatus sp. genomic DNA contains:
- a CDS encoding phosphotransferase family protein: MSTSAQEKTGPSATVDLAGLGRFITERKLGDISALRSENISFGHSNEVHLIHFDRHSWALRRPPRGPLLPTAHDVMREARVLEALQNTPVPVPRIYAACDDPSYIGAPFYLMEYVKGEVIRADGKNFASTPEIRRVVSRVMVDLLADLQDVDWRAVGLEGFGRPDGYLERQLQRWVDQLERTLPYTRPLPVMDQVKEWLRAHIPASPTPTIVHGDFKLDNVMWNPATRKVIAVFDWEMSTIGDPLADFGWMLSYWPDPTDTSGGIIASTAAEEGYLSRREMIDLYEQRTGRAMRDFVFYQAFALFKLAIIMEGSYSRFVRGQTDDPLFAGLTERVPALADAAWAVCNSPRV; the protein is encoded by the coding sequence ATGAGTACATCAGCGCAGGAAAAGACCGGACCTTCGGCAACAGTCGATCTCGCTGGACTCGGACGTTTTATCACCGAACGCAAACTCGGCGATATCAGCGCACTCCGATCCGAAAACATCTCGTTCGGCCACTCGAACGAGGTCCATCTGATTCACTTCGATAGGCATTCGTGGGCGCTAAGGCGGCCGCCGCGAGGCCCGCTGCTGCCGACTGCGCATGACGTGATGCGCGAGGCGCGCGTGCTCGAAGCGTTGCAGAACACGCCGGTGCCGGTGCCGCGCATCTATGCCGCGTGCGACGATCCGTCCTACATTGGCGCGCCTTTTTACCTGATGGAGTACGTCAAGGGCGAGGTGATTCGCGCCGATGGCAAGAACTTTGCCTCGACGCCCGAGATTCGCCGCGTCGTGAGCCGCGTCATGGTCGATCTGCTCGCCGATTTGCAAGATGTCGATTGGCGCGCGGTGGGCCTCGAAGGCTTTGGCCGTCCCGACGGCTACCTCGAGCGCCAGCTCCAGCGATGGGTCGATCAACTCGAACGCACGCTTCCGTACACGCGTCCGCTGCCGGTGATGGATCAGGTCAAGGAATGGCTGCGCGCGCACATTCCCGCGTCGCCCACGCCGACGATCGTGCACGGCGATTTCAAGCTCGACAACGTGATGTGGAATCCTGCGACGCGCAAAGTGATCGCGGTGTTCGACTGGGAGATGTCCACCATCGGCGATCCGCTGGCGGACTTCGGCTGGATGCTCTCCTACTGGCCGGATCCAACCGACACGTCGGGCGGAATCATCGCGAGCACCGCCGCCGAAGAAGGTTATCTGTCGCGGCGCGAGATGATCGATCTATACGAGCAGAGGACGGGACGCGCGATGCGCGATTTCGTTTTCTACCAGGCGTTCGCGCTGTTCAAGCTCGCGATCATCATGGAGGGCAGCTACTCGCGTTTTGTGCGCGGTCAGACCGACGATCCGCTGTTCGCGGGCCTGACCGAGCGCGTACCGGCGCTGGCCGATGCGGCGTGGGCGGTGTGCAACTCGCCGCGCGTTTAG
- a CDS encoding competence protein CoiA, whose protein sequence is MSDDEWSTVRTNYRSMSLSMRCCSSPAIPKLSSLGTRFFAHKSSGACQTADESPEHLRAKFIVAETARAAGWHASTEEPGSDPDGNPWIADVLCTRDKAKVAFEIQLAEQSLDEYQTRQRRYQRSGIRCLWLTKLRTNGSSIESVPPSKDFPLVLLDVKEPANMTVRIERSEATIPLADFVKGALTGEFFWAEAHSGRVDVELQVASISCWKCHSPIRAIRGYVINNKLVTLVQISDTNAIALFAENLRSQDPRVTPVSKRYSKTSGGRYFAASCPFCQALIGDWFMTADFFTETVDCNYSNCSCPEAGVFGFYLGCHVFEYHPITLSVARRDLAYLPAATWKWRPFTRGATVRMHSKIGQELKSQFDLPNA, encoded by the coding sequence TTGAGTGATGACGAATGGTCGACCGTCAGGACCAACTACCGGAGCATGAGTCTTTCGATGCGCTGCTGCTCCAGCCCAGCGATCCCCAAGCTGAGCAGTTTAGGCACACGCTTCTTTGCTCACAAAAGCAGCGGGGCCTGCCAGACCGCTGACGAATCTCCTGAACACCTTAGGGCGAAGTTCATCGTTGCAGAGACCGCAAGAGCGGCAGGATGGCACGCTTCCACCGAAGAGCCTGGGAGCGATCCGGATGGCAACCCGTGGATCGCGGACGTCCTCTGCACGCGGGACAAAGCCAAAGTGGCTTTCGAGATTCAGCTTGCCGAACAATCGCTCGACGAATATCAGACGCGCCAGAGGCGATATCAGCGATCCGGTATCCGTTGTCTCTGGCTAACAAAGTTACGAACGAACGGCTCGTCTATCGAGTCGGTTCCGCCGTCCAAGGACTTCCCGCTCGTTTTGCTTGACGTAAAAGAGCCGGCAAACATGACGGTGCGGATTGAAAGAAGCGAAGCCACGATTCCGCTGGCTGACTTCGTGAAAGGCGCGCTCACCGGAGAGTTTTTCTGGGCCGAGGCGCATTCGGGCAGGGTTGATGTGGAACTTCAGGTCGCCTCGATCTCATGCTGGAAATGCCACTCTCCCATCAGAGCTATTCGAGGATACGTCATCAACAATAAACTCGTCACGCTGGTGCAAATTTCGGACACCAATGCGATAGCTCTATTCGCTGAAAATCTACGCAGTCAAGATCCCCGCGTAACACCCGTATCGAAGCGCTACAGCAAAACGTCGGGTGGCCGATACTTTGCCGCTTCGTGCCCTTTTTGTCAGGCTTTAATCGGCGACTGGTTTATGACTGCAGACTTCTTCACCGAGACAGTAGATTGCAACTATTCCAACTGCAGCTGCCCGGAGGCTGGCGTCTTCGGCTTCTATCTGGGCTGCCACGTTTTTGAATACCATCCGATCACACTCAGCGTCGCACGGCGGGATCTCGCCTATCTCCCAGCAGCAACATGGAAGTGGAGACCCTTTACGCGCGGCGCCACCGTTCGGATGCACTCGAAAATCGGCCAAGAATTAAAGTCGCAATTCGACTTGCCCAATGCCTGA